One segment of Schistocerca cancellata isolate TAMUIC-IGC-003103 chromosome 2, iqSchCanc2.1, whole genome shotgun sequence DNA contains the following:
- the LOC126145031 gene encoding uncharacterized protein LOC126145031 isoform X2: MASYQMAFLAMVALSLLAQTAVAAPSAAAAAAASPAASPWGSWWQRWQTAECPGPGAFPDTSDACSPVFRICVYMGPVRGLQPIPKSCPAGFVFNVVTGCTFKQECFQKLYPQAAAGWTA, translated from the coding sequence ATGGCGTTTCTGGCGATGGTGGCGCTGTCGCTGCTGGCGCAGACCGCTGTTGCCGCCCCCTCTGCTGCAGCTGCGGCTGCTGCCTCGCCAGCGGCCAGCCCTTGGGGCTCGTGGTGGCAGCGTTGGCAGACAGCCGAGTGCCCCGGGCCCGGCGCCTTCCCGGACACCTCGGACGCCTGCTCGCCCGTCTTCCGCATCTGCGTCTACATGGGACCCGTGCGCGGACTGCAGCCCATCCCCAAGTCCTGCCCCGCCGGATTCGTCTTCAACGTCGTCACCGGTTGCACCTTCAAGCAGGAGTGCTTCCAGAAGCTTTACCCACAGGCGGCTGCCGGCTGGACTGCTTAG
- the LOC126145031 gene encoding uncharacterized protein LOC126145031 isoform X1 translates to MGIASGAKMMAFLAMVALSLLAQTAVAAPSAAAAAAASPAASPWGSWWQRWQTAECPGPGAFPDTSDACSPVFRICVYMGPVRGLQPIPKSCPAGFVFNVVTGCTFKQECFQKLYPQAAAGWTA, encoded by the coding sequence ATGGCGTTTCTGGCGATGGTGGCGCTGTCGCTGCTGGCGCAGACCGCTGTTGCCGCCCCCTCTGCTGCAGCTGCGGCTGCTGCCTCGCCAGCGGCCAGCCCTTGGGGCTCGTGGTGGCAGCGTTGGCAGACAGCCGAGTGCCCCGGGCCCGGCGCCTTCCCGGACACCTCGGACGCCTGCTCGCCCGTCTTCCGCATCTGCGTCTACATGGGACCCGTGCGCGGACTGCAGCCCATCCCCAAGTCCTGCCCCGCCGGATTCGTCTTCAACGTCGTCACCGGTTGCACCTTCAAGCAGGAGTGCTTCCAGAAGCTTTACCCACAGGCGGCTGCCGGCTGGACTGCTTAG